The stretch of DNA TGATACCCACTGTTTGCTTCTATAGTAAAACATTGGTTGCTGCCATAATCAACTCGGATGTAGCCATTTGGAAAAATTGAGCCGCCAACGCCTGCAGATGCCTTGATGTAAGTTGGAGCTTCCATGTTTGGCGCCGTCAAGAATGCGGCAAATGCTACAGTACCCAAGTTAAAATCATCGTAGTAGTCATAGATTGTTTGGTTGATTGCTTGCGGGTTGGTTGTTCCCCACCAGTTAGATGAAGCGTTAAGGTTTGTGTAGTAACTTGTTTCGAGGTTACATTGGCTATTGTCGAACAGATTATTGTTTCCGATTAAGGGTCCATTTTCTATCTGGTGGTCGGTATGTTCCGAATCCAAAAGCAGCCCCCGGACATTTTTGGTAACCGTATTGTCTTGGATAATAAACTTGACATTCGGGGTGTCATCGTGGTTAAGACCCTGAAAAACGCGGATGCCGATGCGGTTATTCACGATTAGATTTCCAGTTATACGAGTCGTAAAATTATGTGTGCTGCCATTGTCATGGCATAAAATACCCTGATCTGAACCGCTTAAAGAGTTATTAGCAACTATCGCGTTTCCGCCTATGTTTAAAGCTATTTGGGAAGGACTCACGATTGTGTTGTTAGCGATTATTGCATAGCCACCATAACAATGGCTCAGGACTTTTCCCTGAATATAATTGTTGGTAACTGTCGTGTTTCCATCGTACCAGAACTCGATTCCTCCATCAGAGGGACATTTTATGGTGTTGCTATCTATTTTAGGTGAAGCAGAATTCGCTTCTATCGTTGGATAGTAGGTGCGGTTGCTTGTGATAAGGGCATATTGTATTATTGAGCCTGTGCCTGTTTGGTTGTTCCAACCGTTACAGCTGCTCGTAAAATCAATTCCCGCATAATACGTCCCTGAAGAATCTATGTTGATTACAATCTTGTTATCGGGTGTTCCCCGAGCGTTTAAGGTACCGTTTACCCTTAGGTAGTAGCTGTTAATGTTTACTGTGACTCCGGGCTGAATAGTTAAGCTGGCACCTTCATTCACTAACACATTTCCAGTTAAACTGTATGGGCTGTTTACCTGTGTCCAAGTTGTATCTACACTGATTATTCCGCTGACGTTTGTACCGACAGCCTGAGCTTGAAGCGAGTTCGATTGGACTAAGATTAAGGAAAATAAAACACAGGTTACTAAAAATGCGCTTAACCGAAACTTACCCAATCTATCCTCTCCGAGCTTACTTTAACTCTACAACTAAGTCCACCTTAACGCCGTAATATAATTTACGGTGATCCGAAAAACATAAAACAAAAATGACAAATATAGCTAACTTAAGATACAAAACTTCGGCAAACTTGCCTTTTTTGAAGGATGTTATAATAAGATACTTTCTGCAAATTCGGAATCTCCGCTGCCAACGGTTCCAGTGAAAGGAAATAAACGCAGGATACATCGTTAGCAAGTGCATCACCAAGTCATGACCTTTTTGCTCTGCAATAACCCCCCGCCCCTATAGTACCAAAATTTTTTGCTGTTCTGCTTGTGGCAGATTGCACAACCCGCCAGCAACCGTCTTGGCAGCCTGAAACGGAAAAGCAGCCGCCCACCAATCGCTTAGGTAGTTGTTGTGTAAAGCCGCCTTGCCACAACAACAACTATAGAAAAAACAAACCCACCAAATTTTGGATCCACTGCCAAAAAAATAGCATAAGCAAATCAGCGCCAAAAAACCCAGCTAACCTGCACTTGGCTGCCCGGCGGGAAGCGGGTTTGTTTAGCTTTGTGGTTTTCGGCGGCGCTTCTTCTTGCGGTTTAATGTGCGCACGGGTTCCCAGATGCATTCGGTGTAGGAGCCGGGTACAATCAGCGAAAGGAACTCGGCACGTAAATCCGCCTGCTCCTTAACATCCACAAAACCCTGCTCCCACTGCTCGGCATCCTCTAAACTGTCAAATTTCCACATGGCAGTGAAGCCGCCGACGTTTCCGCCGTACTTGTGACGCAGCACCCGCATGGACCGCACATCCGCGAAGGGTTTAGGCTGCTTTTTCATCAGCGCAACAAGTTTTTTGCCCCATGCCAGATGCTCTTTTTGTTTGTCTGGTTTAACCACGTAGGTTCTCACGATAAAAACCGTCAATATCTCGCCCACGTAGAATAGGTTAAGCAGGTTTAATATTCTTACCCAAAACAGGGGAAAGCTTCGGTTTAGGTGCCGGCTAACTGGACCACCGCAGCCACAAAATCCTCCTTGCTGACCACGCGGGTCGTATGCCCCCTGCCTGAGGTGTCCTCTAAAAGAAAAACCTCGCCTGACCGAAAACGCCGCGTCTCCCCATCGCCCACTATAATTTCAACTTCGCCTTTGAGGCAGCAGAAGAACTGCTTTTTAGGTGCAGGATGCCAGTCGCCAAACCAGCCTGCAGAGATGCAAAACAGCACCATTTTGCCTACATCATAGTATTTTGATAGCCCTACAGGCGGGGCTGGGGGAGCAAAATTGACGGATTCAAAGGAGAAGGCGTCCTCTCTAAAGTGGGATTCGCCTTGGTTGTCGGTGTATACAACTGTGTATTTCATCAGACCGCCAAAAGTAAGTAGGTTAATCGAGAATTAATGTTTTACAATTCAGGCGCCGGCTTGTCACTGAAAAGGGATTTAAGGCAACCGCTACAATAGGCAGTTGGATGAACAAGCATTTGAAGAGAACCCGACTAATCCTTGCGGCTGCATGCACACTACTGCTGATTGCTTATGTGGCGCCTGCGTTATGCTGGAGCAACGGCGGCTACTCCGCTGACCCCGCAGTCCCCGACTATGGCACCCACGACTGGATCGCAGAGCATGCCCTCAGCTATCTGCCCGCGGAGGAAAAACAGTACCTGACCAGCAACCTCGCCGCTTACCTCTACGGCACCGAACTGCCGGATTTACCGGCCAGCCAAGGCGGCATAGGCGACACCACCAAACACCACATATACTATACCGCTTCCGGAGAGATTGCCGATGATGCTTCGGCGCAGAGAGCGCAGGCAATGTATACGCAGGCGCAAAGTTTCCTGCAAACCCAAAACTACACATATGCCGCTCGAGCCGCCGGCGCCATGACCCATTACATCGCGGACTTAGCGGTGTTTGGGCATGTTATGGGCGCTTCGACGACTTGGGGCACAGAAGTCCACCATAGCGACTACGAAAGCTACGTTACAGACAAAACCTCAAGTTACAGTAGCAGCTTTGACGGTTACC from Candidatus Bathyarchaeota archaeon encodes:
- a CDS encoding zinc dependent phospholipase C family protein, whose translation is MKRTRLILAAACTLLLIAYVAPALCWSNGGYSADPAVPDYGTHDWIAEHALSYLPAEEKQYLTSNLAAYLYGTELPDLPASQGGIGDTTKHHIYYTASGEIADDASAQRAQAMYTQAQSFLQTQNYTYAARAAGAMTHYIADLAVFGHVMGASTTWGTEVHHSDYESYVTDKTSSYSSSFDGYLSFDGSLTVLSAHDATVTLAYDTTFGGASHRNCTWMDANYGWSNPDFKSRCGESLNLAVNMVADALHSLYVETYPAQITPSPAPTDTPSPSTSPTATPAVPEFPVVQILLAAMAALLALTIASKKYVPKPR